In Nissabacter sp. SGAir0207, the genomic stretch CTCTGCCCCGTAAAATTGGTAGGAGAGATCCAGTGGGCTGCCAGCAACCGGGATCGTGTAAGATCCTTTCAGGAAATATTGATCGACGTAACCTTCAGCCTGGCCGTAGGCCGCCTCCAGCACAAAATCATTTTTAAAATCATACTTCGCGCCCAGTGAGTGTAAGTAATCGATCTGCGTCTGCCGATCGGCCTGACGGAAATCATCCATCTCCAGGTGCCACGGCGATTTGTACTCATCCGCCCACATGTAGGAGAAGCTCAGTTCGCCCGCCTGCTGGAAATCCTTTTGGTAGCCCATCTCGACGCCGCGATAAGTGCCGGGCATAAAGCTCCAGTGCGGTGCCAGCAGGGTTTGCCCTTTCGGCTGGATATAACCGGCCTGTGCCCACGCGCCGCCCGCTTTGAATTTCGCCGCCGCACGGTAGAGGCTGACGCCGCTCTTGTCGCCGCCATAATCCTCTTCATAGGCGCGGTTGCTGGTGGAGAAAGCGATTTCGTTCGGGTGGGTGCTGTCGCTGGACTCGGCCAGCTCAATGGCGGTAAACGCCGCCAAATCGACACCAAACATGTCCCAGGCGTAGCCGGAGGAGAAGTCGAGGTTCAGGTTGGCGGTGGAGTGCGACAGATTGGTGGCGTAGCGATCATAGTCCGGGTTGGCGATGGCGGTGGGTGAGCCATCCGGGGCGTCCACTGTTTTGGTCGGGTTGAGATCCCGGCGGTCGCGCTCGCGCTGCCAGTAGTAGATCCCGCCGGAGAGCGTGGAGTCTTCAATAAACCCCTCCGCTTCCGCCTCTGGGGCGGCCAGCCCCGCTGCTCCAGCCAACAAACTGCTGACGATCAGCAGCCCGTTACGCTGTCTGTTTGGCGTAACCATAGCAACTCCTCTTTGACGAAAAAAAGCCTCCCAGCCACATTAACGGCCGGCAAATGCACCAAAGCCAGGCAATAACCCCACATGGCGCATGGGCTAATCTATTTTTCGCGACGCGAATTATCAACGTAGGGAGTGAGTAAACTTTACGCTTTATGACAAAGTGCACAGAAAGGTAACGGCCGTTGAGTACAACCAGTGCGCGACTGTAGCGGGTTGATTTATTTAACGATCAATCAGGGAAATAGCTTAAAGAAGGGGTATCAAAGGGAGTGATAATTTGGAGGGCGGCGCCTTCGCGCTTAATTCACAAAG encodes the following:
- a CDS encoding OprD family outer membrane porin, producing the protein MVTPNRQRNGLLIVSSLLAGAAGLAAPEAEAEGFIEDSTLSGGIYYWQRERDRRDLNPTKTVDAPDGSPTAIANPDYDRYATNLSHSTANLNLDFSSGYAWDMFGVDLAAFTAIELAESSDSTHPNEIAFSTSNRAYEEDYGGDKSGVSLYRAAAKFKAGGAWAQAGYIQPKGQTLLAPHWSFMPGTYRGVEMGYQKDFQQAGELSFSYMWADEYKSPWHLEMDDFRQADRQTQIDYLHSLGAKYDFKNDFVLEAAYGQAEGYVDQYFLKGSYTIPVAGSPLDLSYQFYGAEDRLSNKDDPNSLYDGLAWLQALTFGYQTGPATWRLEGTMVKAEGNQGYFLQRMTPTYATSNGRLDIWWDNRSDFNANGEKAIYAGVMVDLKRWNLPGVSVGGSVVYAWDARPSSNPIYDQSQRLKESAWSLDAVYTVQDGRAKDTQIKLHYTQYNNHSDLPSWGGGYGNIFQDEKDVKFIVIAPFTLF